A section of the Glandiceps talaboti chromosome 8, keGlaTala1.1, whole genome shotgun sequence genome encodes:
- the LOC144439324 gene encoding stAR-related lipid transfer protein 5-like translates to MANYQAILDDYLSNLLVLESDKDWKLMKESNGIKLFSKPSPIFDGIVYRAEYTFNASPEKIFEMTADLSLIQKTNKHIAEMQIIELIDDNTKVFRTLTVSMMMGLISPREFVSVFQAKTLTDREGYCVYHGAVEHPHCPVVNDYVRAITYPTCRFIFPVEGDPNKARCVGFNQSDIKLFPQTLVEQLTPSTMISHIKSIMKLVDEGSI, encoded by the exons ATGGCCAACTACCAAGCTATTCTGGATGACTATCTCAGCAACCTTCTGGTTTTGGAAAGTGATAAAGATTGGAAATTGATGAAGGAATCC AATGGGATCAAACTTTTTTCGAAACCATCTCCAATATTCGATGGAATTGT GTATAGGGCTGAGTACACGTTTAATGCTTCTCCTGAAAAGATCTTTGAGATGACAGCAGATCTGAGTTTGAtccaaaaaacaaataaacatattgcAGAGATGCAAATTATCGAACTTATAGATGAC AACACTAAAGTATTTCGAACACTGACTGTTAGCATGATGATGGGACTCATCTCTCCTAGAGAATTTGTCAGTGTGTTTCAGGCCAAGACATTGACCGATAGAGAGGGTTACTGTGTTTATC ATGGTGCTGTAGAACACCCACATTGTCCTGTTGTTAATGACTACGTACGAGCAATTACCTATCCGACTTGTCGATTTATCTTTCCAGTAGAAGG GGATCCAAATAAAGCTCGCTGTGTTGGGTTTAATCAGAGCGATATCAAGTTGTTTCCTCAGACATTGGTTGAACAATTAACACCAAGCACGATGATATCGCACATTAAGAGTATCATGAAACTCGTCGATGAGGGCAGTATATAA
- the LOC144439323 gene encoding stAR-related lipid transfer protein 5-like: MSFCEAFQTFRLNVRRQNTRVYRTLSESAMMGLVSPREFINVIQEKKFTDSKGDFYRIYHDHVDHPRCPVSSGHVRGIGYPSGTFIYPVEGDQNKSFVITFTQQDVKLFAKTFVEMMIPRTLVNHIKQMMRLVNEANL, encoded by the exons ATGTCATTTTGCGAAGCGTTCCAAACATTTCGTCTCAATGTTCGTCGACAGAATACCAGAGTTTATCGAACATTGTCAGAGAGTGCAATGATGGGACTTGTATCACCTAGAGAATTTATCAACGTTATCCAGGAGAAGAAGTTTACGGATTCTAAGGGGGATTTCTATCGAATATATC ATGACCATGTTGACCATCCACGATGTCCTGTAAGCAGTGGTCACGTACGAGGTATCGGATATCCATCTGGTACATTTATATACCCAGTTGAAGG GGATCAAAACAAGAGTTTTGTCATCACTTTCACTCAGCAAGATGTCAAGTTATTTGCTAAGACATTCGTTGAAATGATGATACCACGTACACTGGTGAACCACATTAAGCAAATGATGAGATTGGTGAACGAGGCTAATCTCTGA
- the LOC144439322 gene encoding phosphatidylglycerophosphatase and protein-tyrosine phosphatase 1-like, with product MTARLLFYPTLFYNVVMSKVSSRRWYDRIDSTVILGALPFRSMTKQLVDEENVRGVITLNEDYETKYWVNSTQEWADAGVEQLRLSTRDFTGSPTLDNVNKAINFINEIKDKNQSVYIHCKAGRTRSATIVACYLMKNNKWSPQEAYEDIKSKRSHIIIRQKQWDTLREYYNSQSS from the exons ATGACGGCAAGACTTTTGTTTTATCCCACACTGTTCTACAATGTTGTAATGTCGAAAGTATCGTCCCGTAGATGGTATGACAGGATAGACTCAACAGTCATACTAGGAGCATTGCCATTCAGAAGCATGACAAAACAG TTAGTCGATGAAGAAAATGTACGTGGAGTGATTACATTGAATGAAGACTATGAAACTAAGTATTGGGTCAATTCCACCCAG GAATGGGCTGATGCTGGTGTAGAGCAGTTGAGGCTGAGTACCAGGGACTTTACTGGATCACCAACCTTAGACAATGTCAACAAAGCAATCAAttttatcaatgaaatcaaagacaaaaatcagagtgtttatatacattgcaAAGCAGGCAGAACAAGAAGTGCAACTATAGTAGCATGTTATTTAATGAAG AATAACAAGTGGAGTCCACAAGAAGCCTATGAAGACATCAAATCAAAGAGAAGTCATATTATAATAAGACAAAAACAATGGGACACTTTACGTGAATACTATAACAGTCAGTCATCATAG